The DNA window gaaattTGGTATCAAAGTTAGAACATGATTATTTACTAGTAATCTACTGCATTGCTATCTATCTGTTAGCTATCAGCATTGCTATCTATCTGTTAGCTGATAACATTATCTAGATTAGgaagtttctttcaattcatttgTTTAAGCTTATCTAGGATTAGACTAGCTTGTTATAcaacttcttctctttttttttagtttaacgttggtgtccgggccagcttgcgcacacctcaactaatcccacgggccctgaagttaacgaccatgtaagcctccagtggccatcatatgagcaaccacagggctcgaacctgagaccacagagggagcaaacctcaaCTAACGTTATACAACTTCTTTGATAAAGAAGAACATAGCTGGTacgtttttttagtgttttatttttctgtaaTGTTTGTTTccttctataaataaaacatataaataaaacactGAGGATAGCAACAACCATCTGAGatatttttctgtttcttgTTCTTTCAACTGTAAAGACTTTGTTCTTGTTTTCAGTTgataaactttatattttagttttttacaaCAAATATGAATATGAAGATGGGTACGATACCTCGTTTCTTGTTATTGCTATGACGGAAAAATGTGGCAAAATATTGGCAATACAAGCAAGTGAAAATCCAACTCGGTCCAGAACCTTGGATCTTTAATGCGGACAGCGACCATTTTGGATATCCTGGCGTCTGATCTGCTACATCACCATGCCGTCTCTTTGAAGCTTAACTCTTCCTTCACTTTGCGCTGCGCTCACCATCGTTTTCAACTTGATGCATAGGCCATCTGTGGAACTTAATCAGAACCATCACGAAAGATAATTCTATTATCAAGAGCTGTTTATTAATGTCTCATAAATTCCAGTGAATGATCAAGCAATAAGTGATATACATTACATTAGTACAGTACCATCACCAAAACTTTGTTCAGCATAGTTACTGAAATCAAAGGATAAGGCTGGTGGTGCTCAGGTAGCGTCACACTTTACTGTCTTATGATGGCAGACAGGTTACAAATTAAGCTTTTTCCCCCTGTAGATAAGCTAGCTGGAGAGGCCCAGCTGCAGGCCACTCAAAAGAGAAAGCATGTCTTGTAGGAGTTCATATCTCAATTAATAAAGTAGGCTTCACAACTTGCTACAGATGAGAAATTGTGATAGGAACCTATGGCAGCCTGATGGTGATCTAATTATCTCCCTGAAAGGAATCACAggtcaataatattattaaccaAGGCATTCACAATGAATTCAAGGAACTTAGTTTGGCAAATGATTagcttaaaaccaaaaaaaaatgacaggtTCTGCTGAGCACGAACAAGGACAACATCAACCACTTGGTGTCATTTTCACTATAAGCAGACACCTTGTTTATAGCAAAACATGGAATGGAGTAACATTAACAACATGAGTGCATGACGATTAAACCTTGTTCTTGGGAAAATACAATGCTCCATGTCTAGCCATTAGTGACACGAGGAATCTCAAGAATTTATAACACCACATATGCAAAGCTGAGAAATTAGTAGATATGGAGCGCGAATGACAGAAGACTGTTCCCCTCTCAATTTCTTATCCTCCTGAatgcttgaatatttttataaagggGATGTGAGAAATCTTGGGCCAATCTTCGCCTATCTCCTTCCGACACCTTTTTTCTAGCAAAGGACAATCTCCAATTTCAAGATATTCAAGGGAGGAGGGCAGTCCCTGTTCTGGCATGGATTCAAGCTTAGGACAACTCCAGAAATTCAATTTGTGAAGAGAGGAGAGCTGCTGAAGCCCCTTGTAGCCCAGAGATTTCAGATTTGTCAGGTTCAGGATGTTAAGGTATTCAAGAGAGGAGGGAAGCCCCTCTTCTGGCATGGACTCAAGCTTAGGACAATCACTGATCATCAACTGGCGAAGAGAGGCGAGGTGCTGAAGCCCCTTGAACTCTAGAGATTTCAGATTTGCCAGATTCCAGAGTTGAAGGTACTCGAGGGAGGAGGGCAGCCCCTCTTCTGGCATGGACTCAAGCTGAGGACATCTCCAGATCTCCAACTTGCTAAGAGAGGTAAGGTGCTTAAGCCCCTTGTAATCCAAAGATTTCAGATTTCTCAGATCCTGGATTTTAAGGGTTACAAGAGTAGAGGGCAGCAGCGTCTCCTCAGGGAAGGACTCCACGTCATCTTTCCCAACAAATAGGAAGTGTGAAAGAGAAGTGAGAGATTGCAAACCACACACCTTCAATTTTATACAATCTTGGATGCAAAGTGAGTTTAACTTAGATGGCAAACCCCCTTCTGGAAAGAAATCAAGCTGTGGAAGTGAGATCAGTTCCAATTCCTCGAGGGAAGGAAGGAGGGAATGCATGTTTCCTGGCAGCGACTTCAAATTTATGCAACCCTCTAACTCAAGCCTTCTCAAACCTGGGACAGCCAATCCTCCTTCGAGAAAAGATACTAAATTAGGACATTCTGCAATTTTCAAATGACGGAGAGCCCGCTGTCCCTTTTGTATGCAAAGAGACTCAAGATTTTGACAATATTGGATTGTAAAGGTGGATAACGGGGGTAAAAGGTCTAGCTGACAAAACTTGAGCGAACTGCAATCGAAGATGCCAACGTCTATGATTATAGAAGAGGAAAGATAACTCATTTGCTCCAATCCCTTAAGTTGAGAATCTTCTCTAAAGGTAAGACACCACCTAGAACTAGATAATTCCTCTATATATATACGATCATTAGAACCCTCACCGTCATTGACCTGGATTCTGGTGAGCTTGGGAGCCTCTGGAATTGAAACCACAAGCTGTGGACATTCTTCAATGTCAAGTTTCAATAGAGAAGGAAGGTGGCAAGGCAAGGCATTTGTTAACTCCGGACATTTTTCTATCCAAAGCTCTTCAAGATGAGGGAAAGCACCGGCTGCATCTGTATTCCATTCCTTCCATTTTCGCATCCCCAGTAATGTTAAACTTTTAAGGGATTTAAACGGCTTCTCCATGAAAGGGCCATTTCCATAGAACTCAGAACCAACAGCCACAACTTCATCAAATCCTTTAATTTGGAGCTCTTCAAGATTTGGCAACTGCCCAAGTGGTGGTAAGGAGGTGGAGTTCTTGCATCCATCAAGAACCAAAGACACCATATTTGAGAAAGAAGAGTTTCCAACCCAACCTGGAAACTTTGTACCCCCATAAGCAGTAATGACAAGCTCTTTCACATTTTCAGGAGGCTCCAATTTCTCAAGTACGTCTCTGCCATCCATATCTACATCCCATGTCAACCTCAACCTCTCAATCTGCTTCTTACCCTTCAAATTGGCTTCCAAAGCATCTTGAACATCCTCAACATTTTGGAGATTCCAAATAGAAAGCTTCTCTTGAAGATGTAAGAGCTTCCCCAACTCTTTAACGCAGGACCCATTCTGTTTTCCCAAAAAGAAATCTGTCAACTTTCGAAGCTTTGTGAGTTTTCCCATTTTGGGTGGCATCTCTCTCAGTTTTGTCCCTTCGATATCGAGATGTTGTAAGTTTACCAGTTTGGACATGTTGGTTGGCAACTTGATGAGATAGTAACACTGCTTCAAGATTAATGTTTGCAAATTGTACAGTTTGCTCATATTTTCAGGCAGCCTTTCTATTGATTTACCCGAAAGGTCTAGATATCGCAGATGTTTCAAGTTGCCGATGGAATTGGGTAGCTGAAACTGATGTATATAACCAGACCCAACAAATGATAGTACTCGCAAGCGCTTGAGAATTCTCAACATGTCATGCAATACCTTGCCATCAGCTTTCCACCCAGGTGCTACTAACAAGAAGTTGCGCAGATGTTGGACTTCATGAATGTGCTCAAATATCTTGGATACCTGATCATATCTTGAAGTGAGTGATAAATAACGAGTCCTTTGAGGAAGCCTGCATGGATTTCCACCATTCAACCTAGAACCTGATACTCCGTCTCCCATAAACTTCAAGCAAAATTCTCCTGATACGTATTCGGCTAAATCAATTATGAGTTCATGCATGAAGAAGCTTGACGGATCATCGCTTGATTTCTGGAAAAATGACCTAGAGACAAGATCATTAAAGTACTTCTCACCTATTCTTTCAGTCTCCACATCGCCTCTAGACTGGACTAAAAAACCCTCTGCCATCCATAAAGTgattaattcattcttcataaATGTATAACCCTTGGGAAATATTGCACAGTAAGCAAAACAACGTTTTAGGTGTGATGGGAGATAATAATAGCTCAATCTTAGAGCCGGAGGGATGTTTTCATTTGACAAACCCCACATGTTGCTATTCGATATCCTCTCCCATTCCTTGGCATCTCCTTCAGAGTGCAAAAGACCACCTAGAGTTTTCGCAGCCAGAGGTAGTCCTTTGCACTTTCTCACTATTTTTCTGCCAAATGTTTCCAAGTGTGGGAGTGCACCAGAATTTACACCGCTAAATGCATGCCTTGCAAACAACTGCCAGCAATCTTCATCGCCTATTCCTTTCAATGAGTAAGAGGGGTTAACAGTTTGCATGACTTTCGCCACATCTTCATTCCGTGTTGTTACCACAGTCTTACTTCCTTGCCCTGCATACTGCAAAGGTAGCAGTAATTTGTCCCATTCACTGTACTCAATATTCCACACATCATCTAGAACAAGCAAAACCATTTTCCCCCCCAATTCCTCCTTTAGAGATTCATCAGGATCTTTGATGCCACAAACACTTGCATTTACCTTCTTAAGAATATCATCCATCACTCTTGTTACATCGAAAATCTCagaaacccaaacccaaaccttGAGTTCAAACAAATCGTCTACCCTGCTGTCATTGTAGACAAGCTGAGCTAGAGTGGTTTTTCCAATCCCTCCCATTCCCACTATAGGAATCACAACTACATTCGGGCCATTTTCTTCATTCCGTCTCAACAATTCCATTATGGCTTCCCTGTCAGCATCCCTACCATAAACATAAGATTCATTAACTAGAGGAGTTGTCTTCTCTGACAATGGTCTACCTCCAACATCACCTTCTATCCGGCGAAGATCACCCTTGTGCTTGATTAAACGTTCAAGCTTCTCAAAAATCTTTCCTAACTTTGCTTCTATCCTTTTCATCCTTTTGTTAGTTGGATTAAGAAATGGAAGGAACTGCCCGACCTCCAATcatgaaacatgaaataaattttagaatagaCAGCTTTAAAAGTAACATTTGATGTAAAGTATAACTTCTGTTTTACTaatattttatccaattttCCTTGGAAGAAGATTCAAAGTAGTGCTTACCTGAGTCCTGACAATTTGAGAGGCAGCTTTGTCCTTGGATCGTAGATGTTCATAATCAATCTCCTCCAGCAAGTCCTCAGCTTCATAGACAGCATGTTTAACATCATTAAGCCAGTTCTTCACAGCAGCCTTTGTAATCTGCTTCTCCTCCGCGTCGTCTAGCAGTCCGTTGACAGTATTCAGTGTTTCTTTCAACCTTTCCAGAAGATCATCATTGAGTTTTTGCGTTTTGAAGAATCCCAGAACCTCAGGATAGGCCAACTTCTCGACCAAAACCTCAATAACAGCAGAGAGAAGTGATTCTCCAATCAAAGCCAGAGCCATGCTGTTTTATCTTTGCCAAAGAACTAGCAGAAAGcaagaagaaaatgaattacCGACAATGAGATGTCAAGAAAACAGTTGACTTTGCCCCTGTTTTAGACCAGTCGTTGTTGATAATGTCCTTTATATTTACCTTACTCCCTTGATCTTGATACCAAATTCCAAGACAGTCCTAAATTTAACAAGTTATACAATTCACAAGATGAATTTATTTGGCCTTAAAGGTTTTACAAAGCAGTCGTAAATTTATCAAGTCATATAATTCAATGGCTTTTTACAAAGTTTAAGATTTCTTAACGTATAGATTTTTCCAATTTAGTTTTGGGTTTTGACAGTGTTTACGATTTTCAATTCGAAAATGGTAGAGGGGTTATTCAGTTTTGCACTTTAATTTCAAAGGAAAATTGCACTGAGGATCTTGAGCTTCTCATAGAAAGAGGAGTTGCTAATTAAATTACATTGATTTCTGCCGGTAATTAGTACATGAAAGCACATAAACATTGGTAGAGATGCAAGTGGGACATTGAGAAAATGGCTAAAATAGAGTTGGAGATTGGCCTTAATTCTTGAAATGCActgtatttgatattgtgttagCTTTTATAGCTATGgtttgaaaataattgttttataaaaagtatttttatttgaggttgggttgttaaaatatatgtttggttaaaaatatggttaaaattgaggttgaataaaaaattgtttaatgtgtttggttaaaaatgcttttgaaattgaggttataaaataactaaaaaagatatatattaatattaatggtttttaatttcaatattgtagatttaactactgctattacatcatgaaataaacaatattttatataaaatattttttattattccattaaactatctgtAATTTCATCATGTACGAAATTCATCcaacaaggactacagtttccatggCTTCCTGAGCGTACAACAAcattaggtaaaatatcatcggaacaaaattgggattgcgatcaaattctgcaaatgctacgtcatcatgcgatctccttctaatgtaattatgtagtgtcattgattaatgttaaacactaatttttttaatagaacacAATATCtgagaaaaaaattttgaatttttttattttactgggtcggaccggTCCAACGCATTTAGGTTTGGGTCAGACCGGTCCggccatgaacagtggagacactCTCTACTGTTCACTTTGCAGAACAGTGGAGAGCAACCCAAacgaaggagaaggggaaggggaagagcAGCGCGGCGGTGATGGATTGAGGGATGGTGGAAACACCGAAGGCCGGtcactctccactattcacatgcaaagtgaacagtggagagcagcCCAAacgaaggagaaggggaaggggaagagcAACGCGACGGTGATGGACTGAGGGACGGTGGAAACGTAGTGGAGAAAGGAGAAGGCGGAGGAGACAgcgaaggagaaggagaaggagaaagggAAGGGGAAGAGTAGTGCGGCGGCGAGAACGACAGAGGCCAGTGGTGAAAGGGAGCTGCTCTCCACTGATGGACAGCGGTCCTTCtttttctcctctgtttttgctcttctccttctctctaTCTTGCGGTCTCCTgtctacaaaaataaacaaagcagAAACGTAGCATTGCGAAAAGCATGTAGAAATAGCTTCTACAAAACTGAGTTTTGAACGCATTTAATGGAGGGGCCCATGCATGAAAACTGCGTTCTGTTTTGTAACCAAACAAGATGAAATCACGGTTAAATAAAAACGTTGCCACAAACACATAGCCAAACGGGCTCAGGCATCGCGGCCAACCGCACCCAGAGCATCCGCATTCCGACACAGGTTCTAAATCAAGTGATGAAGGTCACCATCAGTAATTGCTTCCAGGAAACACAACTTACAGAACAAACATGGAATTAGCTTCTGGAGAAACCAAACACATTTCAGTCATTAGCAGCTTTTCTTCAAAATCCAGAGTTGCAATATTTTTTGGAAGGCATGAATTGATTTGGTTCCAAGAGGAGTATTATTATTAGCAGCATGATATGGCTGGTTTTGTTGTAGCCTTGAAAAGGAAGCTGTTTGCCTGTTATTGCTGTGACAGAGAAGAAAAAGTTACAAGATATTGACTATATAGAGTTCCAAAATTAACAACACAGGCAAGCAAACATCCGACTCTGTCAAGATCTCTGTCTTGGCTCTGGATTCGTTGCTTGGGCAGGGGGGCGAACATAACATTTTTGGATATCCTGGTTTCTGATCTGCTGCATCTTTGGAAAGAAGTTGTCTCTTTCTAAGTTTCACCCTTTTTACTCTTTGCGTTCCATGTCATTTTCACGGTGAGGCATAGGCCATCTCTCGAGTTAATCCTGAACGTAGAACCATCACGAAAAAACATCAGGCAGCTGCTTATTCTGatcaacctttttcttttcataatattcCAGTGAACTATCAAGTTGTAAGTTATATAGATTGGTAGCATCTCTGTTCTATTTTTATAACTCTGTATTGAATACAGAATCTCAAATTATTTGAAACCTCATCAAGAAAGAAATGAACACAAGGAAATGTAAAGCAATTCTCTCTTTGGTACATACGAGAATCTGGGAGTATATTGCAAAGTAGCATGAAGCATATTTTCCAACATGTCTCTGTTGCAAAGAAAAAGATGTCAATTTGCAGCTTACACAGAATCACACAGAAAAAGACTGGCATTGCTTCAGAAGGCCATATCGTGAAAAGCACTGTTCGTCACAATTGCAGTGAAATCTCAAGTAAATGAGGGGTGGGGCTCAGGTATCAGTAGACTGAGCTATTTACAAGTGATGCTGAAAAGAAAATGGCATATTTTACGATTTTATGATTGAACAGTTTACAGATCAAGCCATTTCCCTTGTACAAGCGGCAAACAATGGATACAAGGAGAAAGCTTAGCTGCAGATcaatgaaaaagaagaggaaatccACAAAAGAAATCATGTCTATAGAAGGTCATGGCACATTACTCAACCAAGTTCCCTactatttgaagcatgaatgcATAATCCCATGCACCTTTTCTGCTGCTTAAGAGATGTTGCTGGATGTCATTTTTACTTTTCTGGCAGCAATATGATTATTGAATGATCTGACTACAAGTCTAAGATGGTATTAAAAACAATACCGTTCTATGTAGAAAAGGGCCTTtgcaattgaaaataattttgaatgcTCCTGGAACTAcgttgaaaaacaaagaagacagTGGAAAACCTACCAGTACAAAACCCATAACAGTCTTCGGCAAGCCTTTGGCCCAATTTCTGCGAAACCAAACCTACTATATACTGGCTCATTGGTTCGTGATTATTGGGGCTGATTTGCGAAACTTGTAggaataattttacaaaaaaaataattaaaaagttaaattaatttaatgttgaaagataaaatcaataaaaaacaacatttgattaaaaaaaagagtgaactCGATTCAACTAAATAAACTTGCAACGAAAGTTATACACATCACCGggtcctataattttttatctcagaaattttttttatttaattatataacaatttagcgcataatatgttttttgtattaaacatgtgttttaaaagtaaaaaaatcatgataagcATGTGGGGCCAAGATAGCGAAAGTAAATTATTGacaacaaatgatgaaattatattcttttaaatttgagataaattaaaaaaaaagattattaatgacaaaaaaaggttaaattatatattttttaaaaataagggacataaaacaaaaaaaaaatgaaaaacaaataatacttTAGATGTCGGGGATTAATCTATTAAACTTGCTACTTGGATAATTGACTTAATCAggtttaatgatttgttttatcaattttcttaaaacCAAGAATaaaataggagaaaaaaaaagaaaaaaaaaaggagcccAACCGTGTGAGtctaagtattaaaaaaatagctcatGTAAGTGGGCTTTCTGACGCAACCCAGCCCACACGCCTGAgcttatcttatataaaaaaaaatcttaaaatgatagacaaatttctttttttaaaaaaaaaaacatcagatgacgtgtcatttgcTTCTACAAATTAGCCGTTAGAAAATCAtgagtttggtttttgttttctatttaaaactcattttttacccaaaCACAcctataaaatatcataaacatcTTGATAAACCTatccatgatatatatataaaaaaaattaacccaaggCCAAAATGATTCCCGCGATAAGATCTATCTCATTAGGTAAAGAGAATGAAGAAAAACACCTAGGTTAAACTCCCATCATGAAATGATAACatattaacatcaaaatcaattattttgaattgttattaatAATGAATTTCTCTTTATACGCCGAAATTTAGTAAGTCTTTCTATGCTCTCACAAAAAAGGGACTCGAAAATAAGTGAAATAAAATTTGgtactaaaattgaatttcaaaatactaaaaaaactgattacctaataattaaaaatgatgggAGTTAAAATGAACTTGTTAAACAAAATTCTAATACACTAtttattttacctatcctttgcactttaattttttattttcaattcaattctttattaaaaaaatataattgggtGTTAATTTGAGATCAAAATAGTTTAATTGTGCAagaaaagaatttgaagagcaatttttttttaaaaaaattaaactattttaattcataataatttatgaGAAGATAAGCAATGAATTTGCAACTATTAAATGCTCACACGActaaatgtttttgttaataatatacGTCtctcttaaaacaaaatacttattgatattaaatatcttgaagatataattttttatcttatttaataatattcattaaaagTCATGTAAGTAAATTTATGTTGATgtagaattataattaaaagttaaaaaataaaaatactaaaatttccATAACAGTggaaataattgaaattatagtATTAATTTTGGACGTGAGTGATTAGGAggtatcttaaaaatattaaaaaaatatactatttaaaTACCATATCTTATCGTTTTCATGTTTTGTTCATAGTTATAGACTCATATGagccaattttaaaaaacaaaattaagttattagctcatttatttttattaagaaaataacattttttatttttttaatattaacttttttaatattaaatcattGAAAACTCAATCCAATTAAAACAACCATGTTTTACCACGTCAATGTCTTCTTGTATTTAACTAGAAACCCGACCCGATTCAGCCCCAAGCCCCAAATTTCCCGGGTTAAACCGACAAGAAGGGCGGGTTTAACAActacaattttattattgtttgagaACCtcattgtaaaattataaagtttgagTACTCATATTGAATTACTCACTAATTCAACCTCTTCTTCTCTAAGTCGCTATAGCATAAATACATTAGTCTCAAAGATAAAAGCTAATAGTGTCCCTCTCTCATGCTTCCTactacaaataattaattaattaattaaaagaaattatggcGCCGGAAACGAACAAGGCGAGTGGCAGCGGAGGTGCAACCAAAAACGATGAGCCGGTGAAGGCGCCGCCGTcgaagaagaaagaggagaagaaagacGACGATTTAGTAAGTTTCATTTACTTTAATTTCTCACTTTAGGGTTTTATTCATTGAAGATTGAGAGCAactttgttacttttttttattgatttgatgcgGGTTTTTGCCGTGTAGTCGGAGGAGGACTTGGCATTGAAGCAGCAATTGGAGTTGTATGTGGAAAGAGTTCAAGATCCTGAACCTGGAGTTCAAAAGCTTGCTCTTGAGAGTTTGAGGTAGTGACTGATTCATTCAAAGTCTGCAACTTTAGAGTTTTTGTTTCTGCTAATTTTGATGATAATTTGTTGGTGATGATAAATTGGAAGGAATTTGAAACTGTGAAGCTGACGTGAAGGGTGAGTGATATTTGGTAATATATAGGAATGCAATTGGTTTCTTATGGGAATTGCACTGATAGTTTGGCTGTGTTTATTACCGTTGTAAAAGGGTATGGGATTTCTCTTGGAATTTAGGGCTTGATTTTTTGGATTAACAAATCTAGACTTCAACATGAAAGTCATTTAGAAGATGGGTCGTGACTGCCAATGTTTATAAGATGGAGCTTTGGAAGGGGTATGTGTGCTCTTGGATTGAGCTCCCCTCAAGCTAGGGGTAACATGATCGATCATGTTAGTTAAATCCAAACCATTGATTTTGAAATCAATAGTTAGGATCTCATTTCACCAAGTTAGTGGGTGGTTTGAATCCTTTTAAAATttgtgattatttatttatataaaaaaacccaaaccattgatttcaaaatcaatgattttgatttacttAACTTGAGAGGAGCCAAATCTGTGTGCTCCTGGCTACACTTATTGAATGGGTGGACTGGCTTGGTCTTCGTCATTAATTATTGTACCGATTAAGACGGTGTTTTGACAGCCACAAATGCTATAATGGTTGTGAGTATGTTTTTTAGTCTATCGTGGCTTTTCAAGAGTGAAGAAATCTCAGCTTCTCGTTTTGTGTATCAAAAGATTGAGAATGTCTTGCATGGCTTCATGTGTTGTTGTGTTAAAAGTGTAATGATTTTTCTACCAGTTAATATCAACTTTCAGGAAACAAATTTTGAAT is part of the Populus trichocarpa isolate Nisqually-1 chromosome 7, P.trichocarpa_v4.1, whole genome shotgun sequence genome and encodes:
- the LOC7469565 gene encoding putative disease resistance RPP13-like protein 1, translating into MALALIGESLLSAVIEVLVEKLAYPEVLGFFKTQKLNDDLLERLKETLNTVNGLLDDAEEKQITKAAVKNWLNDVKHAVYEAEDLLEEIDYEHLRSKDKAASQIVRTQVGQFLPFLNPTNKRMKRIEAKLGKIFEKLERLIKHKGDLRRIEGDVGGRPLSEKTTPLVNESYVYGRDADREAIMELLRRNEENGPNVVVIPIVGMGGIGKTTLAQLVYNDSRVDDLFELKVWVWVSEIFDVTRVMDDILKKVNASVCGIKDPDESLKEELGGKMVLLVLDDVWNIEYSEWDKLLLPLQYAGQGSKTVVTTRNEDVAKVMQTVNPSYSLKGIGDEDCWQLFARHAFSGVNSGALPHLETFGRKIVRKCKGLPLAAKTLGGLLHSEGDAKEWERISNSNMWGLSNENIPPALRLSYYYLPSHLKRCFAYCAIFPKGYTFMKNELITLWMAEGFLVQSRGDVETERIGEKYFNDLVSRSFFQKSSDDPSSFFMHELIIDLAEYVSGEFCLKFMGDGVSGSRLNGGNPCRLPQRTRYLSLTSRYDQVSKIFEHIHEVQHLRNFLLVAPGWKADGKVLHDMLRILKRLRVLSFVGSGYIHQFQLPNSIGNLKHLRYLDLSGKSIERLPENMSKLYNLQTLILKQCYYLIKLPTNMSKLVNLQHLDIEGTKLREMPPKMGKLTKLRKLTDFFLGKQNGSCVKELGKLLHLQEKLSIWNLQNVEDVQDALEANLKGKKQIERLRLTWDVDMDGRDVLEKLEPPENVKELVITAYGGTKFPGWVGNSSFSNMVSLVLDGCKNSTSLPPLGQLPNLEELQIKGFDEVVAVGSEFYGNGPFMEKPFKSLKSLTLLGMRKWKEWNTDAAGAFPHLEELWIEKCPELTNALPCHLPSLLKLDIEECPQLVVSIPEAPKLTRIQVNDGEGSNDRIYIEELSSSRWCLTFREDSQLKGLEQMSYLSSSIIIDVGIFDCSSLKFCQLDLLPPLSTFTIQYCQNLESLCIQKGQRALRHLKIAECPNLVSFLEGGLAVPGLRRLELEGCINLKSLPGNMHSLLPSLEELELISLPQLDFFPEGGLPSKLNSLCIQDCIKLKVCGLQSLTSLSHFLFVGKDDVESFPEETLLPSTLVTLKIQDLRNLKSLDYKGLKHLTSLSKLEIWRCPQLESMPEEGLPSSLEYLQLWNLANLKSLEFKGLQHLASLRQLMISDCPKLESMPEEGLPSSLEYLNILNLTNLKSLGYKGLQQLSSLHKLNFWSCPKLESMPEQGLPSSLEYLEIGDCPLLEKRCRKEIGEDWPKISHIPFIKIFKHSGG